One Cryptomeria japonica chromosome 9, Sugi_1.0, whole genome shotgun sequence genomic window carries:
- the LOC131040489 gene encoding metalloendoproteinase 2-MMP → MELMKLLFMASFCVIVCEGINTEELFSPKFSNKSVESAWECFKNLTSAQRGDNFKAMPNLKHYFKKFGYLSISEGENATEEFDEMMESAVKMYQQNFGLNVTGNLDQQTVSQLMTPRCGREDVINGTSVMWRNNGSKTGNFIHGLKHYTYFPGSPRWSVNRRNLTYAFDPDHEVPEITRTEMQTVFARAFQRWAAVIPVTFGETDDFPSADIKIGFCRGSHGDGQPFDGVLGTLAHAFSPQDGRFHLDAAESWTVNLDDNSVRTAIDLESVATHEIGHLLGLGHSSVPEAIMYPSIPTRTRKVELRNDDVEGVQSLYGTNPSYNDSFVSTIQGEQNSHVSGRPRSLFLSSSLLTLFISYVLTL, encoded by the coding sequence ATGGAGCTGATGAAGCTGCTTTTCATGGCGAGCTTTTGTGTGATTGTATGTGAAGGAATAAACACTGAAGAGCTCTTTTCTCCAAAATTTTCCAACAAATCTGTGGAGAGTGCATGGGAGTGTTTCAAGAATTTAACAAGCGCGCAGAGAGGCGACAACTTCAAAGCGATGCCTAATTTGAAGCACTATTTTAAAAAATTCGGCTATTTGTCGATTTCTGAAGGAGAAAACGCGACGGAGGAATTTGACGAGATGATGGAGTCGGCCGTCAAAATGTATCAGCAAAACTTCGGGCTTAACGTGACTGGAAACTTAGATCAACAGACGGTATCGCAGCTTATGACGCCTCGGTGCGGCCGCGAGGACGTCATCAACGGAACCTCTGTTATGTGGAGAAACAATGGAAGCAAGACAGGAAATTTCATCCATGGCCTGAAACATTACACCTATTTTCCAGGGAGTCCGCGGTGGTCCGTCAACAGACGGAATCTCACCTACGCCTTCGACCCCGACCACGAAGTGCCGGAGATAACAAGGACGGAAATGCAGACGGTTTTCGCCAGGGCGTTTCAGCGTTGGGCCGCCGTTATCCCCGTGACGTTCGGGGAGACGGATGATTTCCCTTCCGCCGACATTAAAATCGGATTTTGCAGGGGATCTCACGGCGACGGGCAACCATTTGACGGCGTTCTGGGGACTCTGGCTCACGCCTTCTCACCTCAGGACGGAAGGTTCCATCTTGACGCGGCGGAGTCATGGACCGTCAATCTTGACGACAACAGTGTGAGGACGGCAATCGATTTGGAATCCGTTGCGACGCACGAAATTGGACACCTGTTAGGGCTGGGCCATTCCAGTGTGCCGGAGGCCATCATGTACCCTAGTATTCCCACACGAACCAGAAAAGTTGAGCTTCGTAATGATGACGTGGAAGGAGTTCAGAGCCTTTACGGCACCAATCCCAGTTATAACGATTCTTTTGTTTCTACTATTCAAGGGGAACAGAACAGCCACGTGTCTGGCCGACCCCGGTCCCTCTTCCTCTCCTCCTCCCTGCTCACTCTTTTCATTTCATATGTTCTTACTCTCTGA